The sequence CATTACTCCACTCAAAAAAGCGTACGGAGTCCCACTGATAAACATCACTCCAAACGTTATCACTCCAACTGCTGAAGAAACAATTATTCTCCCCCAGACATAGTTCATAAGTACCTTTCTTGAATCTTCCAAAAATATCATTATCTCACTACTTTTCTTCTGACCAAAACCTATAGTAAAAATATTTTTCAAAAATCTGATGAAATACTCCTTATCTATTAAAATTAAAAAAGCCAAGAAAAATCCAATAAAAAATTTTGTAAAAGCTATGCTCCACCAAACAATATTCCACAATGCAGATATTCCAAAATCCTGTATATATTTCATATTATCTTTGATAAGTTTATTAATACTCTCATGAATTTCAGTCTCTCCCATCAAAAGTATATCATTTTCTTTTAAAAATTTTATACTCAGCTCCACATATTTTTCAGCCTGCTGTTGCATATATGGAAGCTTATTGTAGAGTTCTTCAATACTTTTTCCTATCTGAGGAACTATTACAGCTATTGCTAATAACACAAATAAACTTACAAAAATTATAGTTAATATGACAGAGTATAACCTTTTTATCTTAAATCTCTTTTCAATTGAAGAAACTATTGGCTCTAAAAAAACTGTTATAAAAAAAGCATAGATTACAGGTACAAGATATCCCACATATTTACTATATATCTCTCTAAATGTATCATGCTGTTGCAAAAAACTTTGAATGATTATCAAAATTAATCCTATCCCAAAAAGTTTTAGCCCTTTTGTCCGTCTCATTATATTCACCTCTATCTTATGATATAATCCAATTCATCATCACCTTTTTTATCCCCTACTATTTTTATGAGCAATCTATCTGGTATCCCTATAATAACCTCTCCAGGTGAACTTATCCAACCTCTTTTTACATTTAACTTCCTAGGAGAATTTGAAGTTGTTACCCTCACCATATTATCTTTTAATTTCACATTTACTCCACCTAATACAGTGTCTACAAATATATCCCTCTCCTCTTTTTGAAGTGGATAAACATATTTAAGTGTACCATCTACATAGATCTCCACTTTTGATGGCTTTTCATTTCCAAACTCTAGCACCTTTACTCCCAAATTATAAAAAAATAATATAAAAAATAGATATATTACTAAATCCCCCAGCTTAAAATATCTTCTTTTTCTCATATTTTAATCCCGAGTTACTCCTATTTTCTCTCCCATATAAACTTTTGTTTCTATTCCTTTTTTAGTATTTTCTACTAAATCCCTATCTATATCTACTTTTCCCTTTTCAAATACTAAAACACAGGTAGATCCACCAAAATAAAAATAACCCTTTTCCTCTCCTTTTTTTACATCAGTATTAGGAATATAACTTTGTTTTATTCCACCTACCATAGTAGCCCCTACTTCAAACATTGCTATATCTCCAAACTTTTCTGTTTTTAAAATAGAAAATTCCCTCTTATTTTCACATAAAATTCTAAAGTTTTTCTTTATAGCATGAGTTGAAACAGAATAATACAATCCGTCTACTAATTTACTCTCACTTATTTTTCCATCTGCTGGAAAATGAAATCTATGATAGTCAATAGGGGCAAGTCTGATTATCATAAAAACCCCATCTCTATATTTTTCTGCTAAAGCTCTATTTGCAAAAAACTCATCTAGGGTAAACTTATCTCCCTTTATATAGAGTTCTTTTTCCATGTCTAAATTTTCAAATACTAATATTTTACCATCTGCAGGTGAGATAAGATGATTTTCGTCAAAATCTATAACCCTCGCTCCATCTTTTAGCTCCCTATAAAAAAAATCATTAAAAGACGTAAACTCCTCTATCTTTTTTTTAGCTTCACTTATGTTTATATCTGCTTCTTTAATAAAACTAGGAATTTTTTTTACAGATTCTGGCTTATTCATCTGTTTTCCATAATATTCTGTAAGAAATTTTTTTCTCACTAGCAAATTTAGAGGTAATTTTCCTAAAGGATTGTAGTATAAAAATTTTAGATACTTTTCTCCTGGAACTTTCTCTACCTTAATCTCACCAGTTTTTCTTTCAATATATTTTATTTTACTAAACTCCATTTTTTCCACTTCCTTAAAAAGTTTTGAGATTTTTTTAATTTCATTGTATAATTATCTTAGCTTATTATCAAGGAGGATAGAATTATGAAAAAAATAGCTCTTATAGCCCATGACAACATGAAAGATGATCTAGTTGAGTTTGCTAAAAAACATGTTGAGTTTTTTAAAAACTACCCATTAGTTGCAACTGGTACAACTGGAAAAAGAATTATTGAAGCAACTGGATTAAATGTCCATAGATATCAATCTGGTCCAATAGGTGGTGATCAACAGATCGGAGCAGATATAGCTATGAATGAGATGGAAGCAGTATTCTTCTTTAGAGATCCACTTACTGCACAACCTCACGAGCCAGATATCTCAGCTCTTATAAGACTTGCTGATGTACATAAAATTCCTATTGCAACTAATCAATCTACAGCCGAGCTATTAGTTACAGCATTAAAATTAAAATAATCATAGTTATTTATTAAAAAACTAAAAATTATTTTATATCTAAAGAAGTTGATTAACTAAAGCTCGTATAGATAAAATAAATAAAAGTTTTAGCTCTGATACTAGTACTTAAATAGCTTAGTTAATTCAACTTCCTCTCATAACCCCCAAAGTCCTTGATATATCTTAATCAAGCCTATTTTTCTATTTCAGCTTTTATTCCTTTAATAAGATTATACTTCAATTCTATCAAATCAGATGATAAGTCCACCTTATATTTATGTGGATTTTCTAATCTTTTTCTCTCTTCAGATATTTTTTTTAAACTCTCTAAATAATATCTTTGAGAAGCCATTATATCAAACAATTTTTCATACTCCGACATAATAATCTCTCCATCTACTACGTATTCCCTAGTAAGTCTTTTTACTGTGTATTCGCCCTCTTTTAGCTCACTTGATTTAAACTCATATTTCTCATCTCTTATTGTGAGTGTTTCTCCGTTAATTAGTAACGCTTTATCCTTATCCCCTTTCATAAGAGTTATCAAATCAGCATAAGCAAATCCGTATCTATCATAAACTCTATATACCTCTTTAAATCCCGGATTAGATATTTTCACCACATCTTCTGAAAGTTTTATAACTGGCTCATTATCTATTTCTACTATCTTATACACTCCTCCAAAGCATGGATTAGATTTGCTCACAGCTATTTCATCTCCAACACCATATAAATCAGCACAAACTCCTTGCTCTCTCAATGAACGAATAAGCTCTTCATTCAATGAGTTTGTCAAAATTATCTTAGCTTTTTTTAAGCCAGCCTCATCTAACATGGTCCTACATTTTTTTGAAAGATATGCCAAATCTCCAGAGTCTATTCTAACTCCATACATTCCTTCATAAGAATCATCTATTCCACAGTTTTTAAAAGCTTCTATAGCATTTTTTATACCCATTTTTAAAGTATTATATGTATCTATTAAAAGAATTAAACTATTCTTCTCTCTATTTTTTCTATGATTTATAAAAGTTTCAAAAGCCTTTTTCTCAGCTTGACTTCCTACACCAAAGGTTTGTATGTATGAATGTGCCATGGTTCCGACACTAGGTATTCCATATTTATACTCAGTAACTAAATTAGAATGATTTAAACATCCTCCTATTACTGCTGCCTTATTACCTGCCACAGCACTATCAAATCCATGAGCTCTTCTACTTCCAAAAGAAGATACAGCTATTGGGTCGGCAGCTCTTGTTACTCTTGAAGCTTTTGTTGCTA comes from Fusobacterium necrogenes and encodes:
- a CDS encoding AI-2E family transporter, which encodes MRRTKGLKLFGIGLILIIIQSFLQQHDTFREIYSKYVGYLVPVIYAFFITVFLEPIVSSIEKRFKIKRLYSVILTIIFVSLFVLLAIAVIVPQIGKSIEELYNKLPYMQQQAEKYVELSIKFLKENDILLMGETEIHESINKLIKDNMKYIQDFGISALWNIVWWSIAFTKFFIGFFLAFLILIDKEYFIRFLKNIFTIGFGQKKSSEIMIFLEDSRKVLMNYVWGRIIVSSAVGVITFGVMFISGTPYAFLSGVMIGIGNMIPYIGSIIAGTLAVFLVALAEPFKLIFLALAIIIAQTVDGWVIGPKIVSETVGMGTFWIVVSVLIGGSLFGPVGMFFGVPVFGMIKLIYIKLLNKRGDSN
- a CDS encoding NusG domain II-containing protein, with the translated sequence MRKRRYFKLGDLVIYLFFILFFYNLGVKVLEFGNEKPSKVEIYVDGTLKYVYPLQKEERDIFVDTVLGGVNVKLKDNMVRVTTSNSPRKLNVKRGWISSPGEVIIGIPDRLLIKIVGDKKGDDELDYIIR
- a CDS encoding phosphatidylserine decarboxylase encodes the protein MEFSKIKYIERKTGEIKVEKVPGEKYLKFLYYNPLGKLPLNLLVRKKFLTEYYGKQMNKPESVKKIPSFIKEADINISEAKKKIEEFTSFNDFFYRELKDGARVIDFDENHLISPADGKILVFENLDMEKELYIKGDKFTLDEFFANRALAEKYRDGVFMIIRLAPIDYHRFHFPADGKISESKLVDGLYYSVSTHAIKKNFRILCENKREFSILKTEKFGDIAMFEVGATMVGGIKQSYIPNTDVKKGEEKGYFYFGGSTCVLVFEKGKVDIDRDLVENTKKGIETKVYMGEKIGVTRD
- the mgsA gene encoding methylglyoxal synthase yields the protein MKKIALIAHDNMKDDLVEFAKKHVEFFKNYPLVATGTTGKRIIEATGLNVHRYQSGPIGGDQQIGADIAMNEMEAVFFFRDPLTAQPHEPDISALIRLADVHKIPIATNQSTAELLVTALKLK
- a CDS encoding nicotinate phosphoribosyltransferase, which gives rise to MKKSRVLTDFARVINSDRYQYTESDIFLMEHMENKIAVFDVYFRKTEDGGFAVVAGVQEVINLIEILNSTSEEEKRMYFSEILEEEHLVDYLSKMKFTGDILSMRDGEIAYPNEPILTVKAPLIQAKILETPILNIINMQMAIATKASRVTRAADPIAVSSFGSRRAHGFDSAVAGNKAAVIGGCLNHSNLVTEYKYGIPSVGTMAHSYIQTFGVGSQAEKKAFETFINHRKNREKNSLILLIDTYNTLKMGIKNAIEAFKNCGIDDSYEGMYGVRIDSGDLAYLSKKCRTMLDEAGLKKAKIILTNSLNEELIRSLREQGVCADLYGVGDEIAVSKSNPCFGGVYKIVEIDNEPVIKLSEDVVKISNPGFKEVYRVYDRYGFAYADLITLMKGDKDKALLINGETLTIRDEKYEFKSSELKEGEYTVKRLTREYVVDGEIIMSEYEKLFDIMASQRYYLESLKKISEERKRLENPHKYKVDLSSDLIELKYNLIKGIKAEIEK